In a single window of the Schistocerca americana isolate TAMUIC-IGC-003095 chromosome X, iqSchAmer2.1, whole genome shotgun sequence genome:
- the LOC124556262 gene encoding leucine-rich repeat extensin-like protein 3, translating to MNELEASQLPPPQPTTPPTEPPPLVPPRARLQSSPLPVRSPAPDGLLSPPPPPPPPPPRSSAVPEPMDAEVAVTPPPPSPMEVVAPPPHQSIPSGGAWPGQTGLSWRHGIWFSQRGEMM from the exons AATTGGAAGCTTCGCAgcttccgccgcctcagcccacgactccaccgACGGAACCTCCGCCACTCGTGCCTCCGCGGGCGCGCCTGCAGTCGTCGCCGCTGCCGGTCCGGTCACCTGCACCGGACGGGCTcctctcgccgccgccgccgccgccgccgccgccgccgcgttccTCCGCAGTgccggaaccgatggacgctgaggttgccgtcacgccgccgccgccgtcgccaatGGAGGTCGTTGCTCCACCTCCTCATCAGAGCATACCCAGTGGCGGCGCGTGGCCTGGACAG ACTGGCCTAAGCTGGCGACATGGTATCTGGTTTTCCCAAAGAGGCGAGATGATGTAA